The stretch of DNA atgtgcctgtaatcccagctactcgggtggctgaggcaggagaatcactgggacctgggaggcagaggttgcagtgagcagagatctcaccactgcattccagcctaggcgacagactccatctcaaaaaaaaaaagaaagaaagaaatacgtCTCCCCAGTTGGTCAGATATTGAAACACTTTTCCAGAAGGTCCCTCCCCCTACAGACACCCAACACCTTTCCAGAATCATCACCCGGTCCTCAGTATGGAGGCCAGACTCCAGGGGACAGAGAGGAGGTGGGGCTGGCACAAGGGGTCTGGGTCACCTCAGCTCACCTCACAGTGCTTGCCCCCAGCTGGGTCCTCGTAGGAAGAGGGTGTTGACCATCTTGGGGGGTGAGCGGCAGGCTCATTGCCCCTTGGCCCACCCTGGAAGTGCTCAGGAGGGCCCAAGGAGTCCTGTCCCAGGGTCTGGGCCTGCTCTGGGCTAGGAGGCAGGGGGCGGTGACTGGGTGAGTCTCGACACCTCACTTTTCAGCCTACCCTCACCCCAACCCTGGCGGCCTCTCCTATGTCCCCAGGCGATCACAGCCATGGCACCTCCTACCCTCACatggcccctgccaccacgcctaccCTTTTGGGAACAAGCTTCCAAAGCCCCGGCCCCCACCTCGTGCTCTCCTCTCCGGACGCGGGGCAGACGGTGCATCCAACAATGTCCGGCTCCCTAGGTGCTCCCGGTGGGTGGTTGAGGGGCTCTGAGCCAAGTCTAGGGCCCAGAGGCAGGGACAGGGCCATGGCTGGGGGCCTGGGGACACAAAGTCAGGTGAGGGCAGCCAGTAAGACCTCTTCCCTAGACAAGGGTGTCCCAGAGCTCCTCCGCTGGAGTCACCCGGGCCTGAGGCTGCAGGAGAGGCCCAGGACAGGTCTGGCTCCGCCCCTTCCAAGAGGAACCTGGACCCGGCCATTTGATGCCCAGCTCAGGTGACAGAAGAGCCACTTAACTCCTTCCTCCCTAGCAGGCCAGTAGCTAAATCTCCCAGCATCACTCCACGCCATCCAAGAGGGTTCCAGATAGAACCCCTGCGCCACCTCCTCAAGAGCCCTGGATTCTGCCCCACTGGGAACCCAGAAATCGGACCTCCAGGGCCTACCCCATTCATTTAAGACCCTAGATGCCGCTCCCCTCAGGAAACCAAGCATCTGgcccctaaaaaataaaaatataaaaccaaggaaagattttttgtttatttggtatGGGGTTTTCTGTAGCTCACACAAAATTACTGGGAAAATAAATAACCcaggggagcccctctgcccacgGTTCCTAGGTCGCAGTCACAGCAGCCCCAAGGGGGCAGGAACCTGGGAATCCGAGGGGTCCCGGCCCTGGCGGTCACTTGCCCAGCAGGAGGCCGGCACGCAGCACGCGGGGCACGCGGCGGATGGTCAGCGAGACCCGGGTGCCGCGCACCAGGCAGGCTCCCGGCCGCGCCGACGGGCAGGCTGCCGCATTGGGCGGCGGGGAAGCGGCGTCCAGCGCGTCCGCGCGGGCGGCGGCGATGCCGTGGAGGAGGCGCGTGTAGGCGGGGCCGCGGAGCACCAGCAGGCTGCGCGGTTCCAGCAGTAGCGAGGTGGTGGGCCGGggcggaggccgaggctgcagggCGGGTTGAGGATCAGCAGGGCTCAAGAAGTCGGGGGGTGGGCGAGAGGTCGGTAGGCTCCGGGGATCAGCTAGTCCCCAGGGGCAAAAGCTGAAGAGCAAGTGTGCTCACAATGATGGAGGCTTTGGTGGTTCAGGCGTGAAAATTGCTggggcctgggctggggctgctggAAAGGGAGGGCGAGGGCTCTGCAGTCCCTCGGGAGGGGGCAGGATCTAGGTGGCAGATGGGGGCGTCAAAGGGTCAGCGGCCGGTGGGAGCTGCAGCTGGGATCTCcaaggggctgaggctggggctgggacccAGGAATAGGCAGTCCCCAGGAAATACAGGCAGAGCTGGGCTCAGAGAGCATGGCTGAAGCCAGGACCAGGTGAGGAGAGAGTGAGGCAGAGGTTAGAGGCAGTAAGGGTTCCCAAGGACATCAGGACATTAGAGGACAACCGCACAGCTGAGGGAGTGTCAGAGCATCCAGGAGCATGCAGGGCTCGAGGGCAAGCCTCAGGGAGTGGGTCGGCGTGTTCAGGGGCATTTCTGTGAACACTGGGGTGCTAGAAATGCATCACTCAGAGAGATCGTGTCAAGGGGTCAAGGAGAATCTGGGTGTGTCCTGCACCCCAAATCACATTCCTGGAGTAGCAGGACGTCTGGGGCACCCTGAGCAGGGGCAGATAGAGCATCTGGGAGGAGGTGAGGCCCCCCTGAGTTAATGGCGGTGAGGTATCTAAGGATATCAGTGTCTGCTGGGGAGTTAGGGGCATCCATTCAGCAGGTTGGGGCATCGGGGAGCCTGTGAAAATCATGGCATGTGGGGCACCCTGTAAGCAGATGGGTTGGGTGTCTGGGAGGAAGTGGGTACACCCCATGAGGGGACAAGGGAAGGTATCTGGGAGAGTGCCAGGAGTACCCCGAAGGCACGTGGGACCAGGTCATCCTGGAGGATGTGCGAGGTTGAAGTGCCTACAAGCAGTTGGGGCAGTGTCTGGGGGCCCACCTGTTCTGTAGGGTCATCGTCCTCTGGCCGCCGCGGCTCATAGAAGTCCAGCACGGTGTGGGAGCCCAGGCTGATGGTGCTGACAGTCGGGTAGTACAGTGGTCCGTCCTCGTGGGGCTGGGGAGTGGGCaccagggctgggcagggcaggagTCCACAACCCCCACCCTCTGGGTCAAAGGGGCGCTTCCCAAGCCAGGGACAGGGAGGTGAATGCCTGTTTGGGAGATGTGGCTGCCTAATGAGTGAGGGTGGGTACAGGGTCCCCTGCCCCAGCACAGCTCAGAAGTCTGAGTAGGGGGACACGGGCCGAGGGTGTGTGGTTACCATGATGCCCTCCCCAGGCAGATACTGGTTCACGAGGACATGGTTAGCTGGGAGGCCTCCAAAGAGGCTGAGGTTTGACACTTTGTCCACGTAGCGCTGGAGCCATGGGGGCAGCCGCTCAGGAACCATCCCTCGGGGATGAGGAAGCCCACCTGGGGAAGGCAATGGGGTCCTGAGGGCTCCCCTATAGCAATAGATCCCCCATTAGGGATTCCACAGTGGCTGGAAGCACCCTGATCCCCTCAGGGACCCCTGACCCTTTGGAGATAGCCACTGGGTCCTTCAGAGGTTTCCTCACTTCTCCAGACCACGGGCCCCTTTCAGATACCCCCAACTCATCAGGAAATCCCGAATCCCTCAGGACCTCCACTGACCCCTTCAGAATCCTCCTGGCTCTTGGGGCCCCTTGAGCTGTCAGGGACCCTCTGATGTCTTAAGTCTATTGGACCTgagtcccctgccccagcctacaTCCCAGAATCACTCCTGCCCCCAGCCAGGGATACTTACCCCAGTTCTGTAACTTTCTCCCAGAGAGCTGGGTCCACTTTGGCTTTGGGGCATTAAAAACCTAAGAGGTGGGAAGGGGGTCACTCCTTTCTCAGGATCACCCCTctatgatcctcccacctaggccaaCATAGGGGCCTTTACCTCCGGGATGGAAATGGGTCATCTGTGTCTGTGGGACCATTCCCTGGGGCGGTGGGTTCCTAGGATTTTGTGGTTTGCCTTTTTTCCTGGGAacacctttggccccaaagcccacCTGTATCTACCAGGATTTAGGAATCAGGGCTGCACAACCGTGGTCTGAGAGTTGTGGGTCTCACAATCTACTCAGAGTTCTGGGGCTGGACAGGGCTCTTTCAGCCCAGCAAATAGTCTGCATTCTAATTTCCTGATTCCGTGCCAAAcctggttgctcatgcctgtaatcccagcactttgggaggccgaggcgggcagatcacttgaggtcagcagttcgagaccagcctggccaacatggggaaaccccgtctctactaaaaatacaaaacttagctgggcatggtggcatgcacctgtaatcccagctacttgggaggatgagacaggagaatcacttgaacctgggaggcggtgtggtgtcacacgcctgcaatccaagctactcaggagactgagacacaagaatcagttgaacccaggaggcggaggctacagtgaactgagatcacgccactgcagtccagcctgggcgacagagcaagattgtctcaaaaaacaaacaaacaaaaattcctgaTTCCTGGGCTCTCAGGACAGTTTGAGTTCTGCAACCGACTTGTTCCTATTGCCTGGGGGAGGGAGTATGCAAAGCTGGGTTATCTCAGCACAGCAAAGAAAGTACTTTGAAAATCTTCCACTGCCAAGATCCTAATGATCTAGAATGGGCTATCTCAGTCCAACAAGTCTATGCTCTAGTTGATAATCTACTCATTCCCTTCATGGTTATGGAGCTGTACTGGGCTATTTCAGCCCAGGAATTCTATAATATGTAGATTTTTCAATGCCAAGAACGCAAAGGTCTGGAATGGGCTATCTCAGCAAAAAAGTCTGTGTTCTGTAGCTAATTTTTTCCTGGACTCAAGATCAGTGGGTTACTCCAACACAGGGAAGATCTCTGCTCTGTAACTTAGGCACTGGGGCTGCAAAGGGCAGGAACTCTGAGCTTTGAAAATTCTTCTTTCCCCAAACCTTAAGAACAGAATGCAGACTGGGCCATCTCAGCATAGATGGTCTGTATTTGGTAACCTTATTGTGCTCTGGGCCTATGCTGAGCTATTTTAGCACAGGAAAGAGTTTACTGGGCTATCTCAGCACAGAAATCTGAATACAAAATTCTTTACTCCCCAGTCTCAATGATCTGAACTGGGCTATCTCAGCCTGTTTATAACCCCCTATTCTCTAAGCTAGCAGGATTGGGCTATCTCAGTAGAGGGAGTATGAGCTCTGTAACTTCCTCGTTCCTTCTGTCGGGgtcttcactgcagccttgggggCTCTCACACAGAGGATGGGCATTGGGGAGGAATATGGGAAGAGTGGGAAAAGAGACCAGAAGGGCACTGAGGTCACCTGTCGAAGCAAATACTCCTCCTCTTCTTTGGAGATGAAGTCAGGGACATAGTAGATTACAGGTGGTGCCTAGGATAGAAAGACCCCCTGAAGGTGTGGCCCTTCAACCCACACAGAGGACATATCATCACAGAGCAACCCCTATGCCTGGAGACAGGCTCAGGATGTCCTCAGACAGGTCAGGGTCTGAAGTCAAGGGACCAGTGCCATTCCAGAATGGACTCTGACAGTAAGAATGAATTTGGTGGAAGGGGGCAGTCCCAACCCAAGAACTCAGGAATCAGCCTGCCTCCTTCACCCTCTGCACCCTGAGTTCTGACAACCTGCTCCACTCTGAATGGTTCCAGGGCTGGGACTCTGGCGTCCTGCTCCTCCATCAACACCAACTCCTTGCACCCAGTCCTGTAGGGAGGGGAGGACATACTGAAGTCACTAGGCCTCCCACCCTAACACCATGATGCAGCCTTCCACCCCATCACAGGCCAGGCCTCACCTCAGCCCTCTTCTGAAACGCACTTGGTCTCTAAAAGCTGAGTCTTCAGCATCTTACAAGCCACACAGAGAGCCCCTACGTTCCATGCCCGGACACAATGAGCCCCAAGAATAATCCCCCATTACTCTGTCCACTAAGGGCCCATCCAACTACACATATGCCTTCTCAATCCTCCCACAGAGAACATTCTCTGGCCCCACACACAGGGAGCCTTTCTCAAAAGCTCTACACATAGCCCCCAGGGCTGCACTCCAGAGCCCCTTTAAACACCTTGAGACCCCGCTTCAGACCTGCAACTGTGAGCCCGGCTATCAACACTCAGCGACCCCCGCCCCCCACCGAATCCCATTCTGTGCACTCCTGTGATCCCAATCTGAGCCTCCTCAGACAtgtccaccctcagcctccccggATCCCCCCATTTGGACGCCCCTCGGATTTCCCCTCCTGAGCGCCCCTTCACTCCAGCACCCTGGGATCTTTAGCTCTGAGGCTGACTCCCAAATCTTCTTCCCTCCCTGAACCATTCAGATCCCCGACTCCGAGCCTTTTAGGACTCCAAGCTCTGAGCCTCCTCGGACTCCTACTCTGGGCTCCCCCGGATCCCCACTTTCAGCCCTCTTGACATCCATCTCTACCCCCAGCACTCCCCCAAAACTGACCGTCCACCAGCGTCCCCTCCAATTTCCAAATTCAACATCCCCATCCCCCTCCCAGCCATTTCCGCCCCACATTACAGACGCAGAGTCCGCAGGCCAATGGGAGCTCCCAGAGGCTTCAAGGGCCCGCCTTCCACCCAATCGGCGCTCTCACTCAGTATTCGCCCGCCCCCTTCATGCTCGCCTAAGGATAGGCCGCGCCTCCTGGCCTCTGAGCCATTGGCAGGAGGGGGTGGGCGGGGCATCGTCGTCTCGCACTGGCCACTCAGAACTTAGGAACTGAACCTGGCCATTGGCGGAGTGGACCCCGATGGGTGGGACGGGGGCGGCAGCCGTGACAGCCGCGGGAAGACACGAGAAGCTGCTAGAAGGACTTCCCGCGGCCAGCGCCATCACATGCCCACGCCGCAGGGAGGTGAGACTGAAGGAAGCACTTACTTTCCCGTCTTCTCCCAGCAAGGGAAACCCCCAATGACCCGACACAGAGAGGCCATAGAAACGTCTTTATTGAAGAGGACAGGAGTCATGCTGAGTTTGGGGACATGCAGTGAAGGGGCAGTCGTGAGCTGTCCTTGGTGGTCGGGGCCCCAGGTCCGCCCTGGACCCCCTGGGCCTTCAGGTTCTCCCTCGAGCTGTTGGTCTGGCCCAGGTGCTGTGGGGTCCTTTGAGGCCAGTGACTAGAACGTAGATTGAAATCGGGATTCCAGGATTTGGGATCCCCTCAGGGCCTTGGGGCCTTCCATTTATTAGAGATGGAGGCTTTAGGATTTGGGGTTCCCTTAGGGCTGGGGCTCTTGGAATTTGGTGTCTTGAAATCCATGGACTCGGGGCATTGAAATTCTCCAGTTTCCAGGGATGGGAATTCCTGTGTGGGGTTTCCTGGTGCCTGTGAATAGGGCTTGAGATGTCTGGGAGCCTGGAATGCATATCCTGACTGCAGTCTCCTCCATACCAGGCACAAGGACCTCATGATTGGGTTTCCTGGGGGCTTGGGATTGGATTTTTCAAATTTGGGATTCCCTGGGGATTTGGGATTCCATGATTTGGGGGTCCTAGGAGTTACGGCATTGGGGTCTTCTAGGGGCTGTAGGACTTGAGGGCACAGGGGAGTTTGGGACGTGTGTACTCTAGGGTTTGGGATCCCCAGAGTCCTAGAATGGGGCCTCCAAATTTTGGGGTCCCCCAAAGGGGGAAGTCGTTActtaaaaaatagagaattttctGGGAGCCTGGCCAGCACAGGAGCTGTGGGCCATGTGGGGTGGGCTTCATACAAGGCACTGGGGGTTTCTTGAGGGTGCAGAGGGTAGGAAGACTTGGGGGGTCCTGTAATTAGCACTTCCAGGACTGTTTTGGTGTCTGTAAATTAGGGGTGACAGTGGGCTGGTTATGGTGGGTTTCTTCTTGAGGGATAAGAACAAGGGTCTTTGTTAATGAAGGAAGTCTCTGATTGAGGGGTTGGAATCTAAGGGCTTCAGGGTGACCATGGGGTCACGACATCTTGAGGGGACTGATGTTAAATGGGGAACAATGACATGAATGTCTGTTACTCTTTTGCTTTGGGGGTGTGACCTATGTTTATTTCAAGAGGACTTCAGGGGCAGTGTTTGTTAATGGGGAGGTTTCTGATCCAGGGTTGGGTGATTCAAGAATGTTCTGTTGTAATGCATCATGTGGAGAGGGTCACCATCATTTGGGGTGATATGGAAATCTGTTAATCTGGGAATCTGCTCTGAGGGGTTGGGGATAGGGACTAGCCTGAAGGTGCTACTCAGGGAATCTCTTTCTGGGTGACATGGGGTCTGTATTTGGGGGTTATTATGGGAGTATCTGTTAATAATGGGGCCTCAATGATCGAGGGCTGGCTAACAGGGGTCTCTACTCTGGATATGTTACTGGGAATCTCTATCTCAGGGTGACTCAGGGCTCCTCGGGTGTCAGGAGATGCTAGTGGGGACTCTGTCTCTTTGTCAGGTGTCCAGGGCCTCTAAGACTGCATCTCCGCCCTCAGCATCCAGGGGAACCAGCAGCAGAAGAGCAACCTGGAAAGGAGGATGACAGGGTCACACCCTTAGGCAGGCAGCGGGGACATCTGCACCCATCACCCCCAGCCTTTCCCACAGTGTTTGCTATCAGGCCTTTCTGGATTCTGCCTCTACCTCTCTGgctgtggtttgtttgtttgtttgttttctgagatggagtctcactctgtcacccaggctggagtgccatggcacgatctcggctcactgcaacctctgcctcccaggttcaagcaattctcctgtctcagcctcccgagtagctgggactacaggtgtatgccatcgtgtccggctaacttttgtgtttttggtagagacggggtttcaccatgttggccaggctggtcttgaactcctgacctcaggtgatccgcctgccttggcctcccaaagtgctgggattacaggcatgagccaccctgcccagtctCTAGCTGTTGTTCTGAGGCTCGTATGGAGTGAAGGGTGTTCTGCTTCCTTTACCGGCCCACCTGAAAGTGGAAGTCACTAGAATTCAGTGCGGG from Gorilla gorilla gorilla isolate KB3781 chromosome 20, NHGRI_mGorGor1-v2.1_pri, whole genome shotgun sequence encodes:
- the ALKBH6 gene encoding alpha-ketoglutarate-dependent dioxygenase alkB homolog 6 isoform X3; the protein is MAGRGMGMLNLEIGGDAGGRTGCKELVLMEEQDARVPALEPFRVEQAPPVIYYVPDFISKEEEEYLLRQVFNAPKPKWTQLSGRKLQNWGGLPHPRGMVPERLPPWLQRYVDKVSNLSLFGGLPANHVLVNQYLPGEGIMHHQPGLPHRAGLL
- the ALKBH6 gene encoding alpha-ketoglutarate-dependent dioxygenase alkB homolog 6 isoform X1 — encoded protein: MAGRGMGMLNLEIGGDAGGRTGCKELVLMEEQDARVPALEPFRVEQAPPVIYYVPDFISKEEEEYLLRQVFNAPKPKWTQLSGRKLQNWGGLPHPRGMVPERLPPWLQRYVDKVSNLSLFGGLPANHVLVNQYLPGEGIMPHEDGPLYYPTVSTISLGSHTVLDFYEPRRPEDDDPTEQPRPPPRPTTSLLLEPRSLLVLRGPAYTRLLHGIAAARADALDAASPPPNAAACPSARPGACLVRGTRVSLTIRRVPRVLRAGLLLGK
- the ALKBH6 gene encoding alpha-ketoglutarate-dependent dioxygenase alkB homolog 6 isoform X4; protein product: MVPERLPPWLQRYVDKVSNLSLFGGLPANHVLVNQYLPGEGIMPHEDGPLYYPTVSTISLGSHTVLDFYEPRRPEDDDPTEQPRPPPRPTTSLLLEPRSLLVLRGPAYTRLLHGIAAARADALDAASPPPNAAACPSARPGACLVRGTRVSLTIRRVPRVLRAGLLLGK
- the ALKBH6 gene encoding alpha-ketoglutarate-dependent dioxygenase alkB homolog 6 isoform X2, with product MEEQDARVPALEPFRVEQAPPVIYYVPDFISKEEEEYLLRQVFNAPKPKWTQLSGRKLQNWGGLPHPRGMVPERLPPWLQRYVDKVSNLSLFGGLPANHVLVNQYLPGEGIMPHEDGPLYYPTVSTISLGSHTVLDFYEPRRPEDDDPTEQPRPPPRPTTSLLLEPRSLLVLRGPAYTRLLHGIAAARADALDAASPPPNAAACPSARPGACLVRGTRVSLTIRRVPRVLRAGLLLGK